One window from the genome of Daphnia pulex isolate KAP4 chromosome 9, ASM2113471v1 encodes:
- the LOC124201619 gene encoding low-density lipoprotein receptor-related protein 4-like isoform X3 — protein sequence MSVWSSVSVSRVIPMAGGLMLLLLLLCHSTGCANLTPDPSEPSRPVLKTARLNVNQTRLATTTTTTTTTLSPTGAKTTQTLNSGGGGLKIASKPDCKCRPEEFTCSSSSTGSSGGISSAAGTNNSRRKGQLSFTVKQQKTLNGTANGQKSTNVLAIQQQQGCVCIPLSWVCDGNQDCDRGQDESDCGETVCHGIRCRSGSAGHPTPRCIQPDWLCDGDDDCGDNSDEIHCEASRNCTASSFRCPNNGNCIPQVWVCDGDPDCDGGADERDCSVLMTRTCPPSQHRCGNGACLPAEWRCDGDPDCSDMSDETGCQQSGDAGADGAVDRDCGADEFQCASGHCIKGAYRCDGEIHCRDVSDELDCGSLLPRCVEGDFRCPDGQCIAQAWRCDGEQDCEPGVDEENCDSSTVAGGAAHTCGPNQMACSSSTGKNGPCISTSWVCDGETDCPDGQDEQNCPANHCGKDQFSCSNDTCVGFSRVCNGERDCPGGEDEFDCTIQKECDAGSRCQHTCLVLSNGTGACGCRSGFRLTSDGVNCVDVDECATETYCSQLCTNTVGGFSCSCVDGYVLRPDKSSCKALGQPVRLIFANRVDIRQVSLFEEEYTSVIDGLQNAIALDFHYRKGLVIWSDVTLDAIKRAHLNGTAMPDAVWWGLKSPGGVAVDWIHDNLYWTDSGVRRIEVSLLDGTMRRTLVWENVEKPRAIAVHPGAAAVIWTDWGHQPRIERSDMDGSNRQILVTENLVWPNGLTIDYTVDHIYWADAKHHVIESVRLDGTGRRRVMERGLPHPFAITIFEDSLFWTDWHTKSIHQANKLTGHDIRTVRTNLHFPMDIHSIHPLRQPEYVNRCGSNRGGCSHLCLPNRSSYTCACPPGLQLMTPNGRTCTSQPGELLIFAQKSELRLFPLNVSGEVDHVLPLTGVRSAVALDWDGASQTIFWTDVESDVINRAFWNGSNQQTLVANDLESPAGLAVDWVTKKLYWTDAGTNRIEVSNLDGTLRSLLIWDGLDRPRDIVVDPIGGYMYWTDWGQTPKIERAGMDGSQRSVIVISNLTWPNGLAIDHEGERLYWADGGTKAIEYASLDGKNRTVLIGAELPHPFGLALYENQIFWSDWDTAAIHSTDKLNAKRRTMIRSGLDDLMDVRVYHSNRYSVPSLCQSHNGGCSHLCLLAPLPAGHSCACPTGIKLSADRRTCRQSPSTSLIFSQRSNLRRMSLDMPYLIDVVLDLPPQKNVVALDVDRVTGHLLWSDTTQDKIFRALPGGLLSAPAVEVIAFNLDTVEGLAVDEINRKLYWTDAGRSSLEVAELEDGGHRKVLIWTLMDKPRGLVLSHSTGTLFWADWGKQPRIEQADMDGRNRKVMVSTDLGWPNSLTIDYAANMLYWTDARKKTIESCDLSGLHRREVLTGLSHPYGITVLDSYLYWTDWETKSLQRADKNTALDRSTIRVGLDNLMDIKAWKEMDASSHRENPCGTNNGGCSHLCLRSPWGRGYSCSCPTGILMSADGSTCQPSPNSFLLYATRNTLSSISLDTADQWDVALNVPGVHNAIGVDFHWGRQRFYYTDVYLDVIRSVDARNVSNVETLVSSNLTTPDGLAVDWLADNLYWTDAGRNVLEASRLDGTNRKIIIGSGLDEPRAVAVFPQRGLLYWTDWGQSHKIERSFLDGSHRVAIVTSELGWPNGLAIDYEGQRLYWADAQLDRIETSDLSGRFRVQLVQGATHPFGLTQLGGFLYWTDWRSKSIERVDKATGKQRSVLRHGLEGLMEIRAVAREKQLGKNPCSTANGGCTHLCLFRAISYVCACPDIPDDIPCTSSVVNISASDDYWSPALDPFENDLEPTSDVYPHNPYRLDPSAGAGVLHPSMIVLLVVGMAALLAAMAVLLIKWQRRRYRDCPWNSRCFEFLGRGPRQPQQVSVLTFTNPNYSPSAPDVVVAEKKGFSWQRWKYDRTQERVYDMQDEKQSQTEAASLIPHSQPPPEVETDLEAETDVIESSSGPSSTPPPTPPQRMDSICLQ from the exons ATGTCCGTCTGGTCATCAGTCAGCGTCTCTCGCGTGATTCCCATGGCGGGCGGCttgatgttgctgctgctgctcttgtgTCACTCTACCGGATGCGCCAATCTGACGCCAG ATCCGTCTGAACCGTCCCGACCTGTTTTGAAAACGGCCCGTTTAAATGTGAATCAAACACGACTGGCTACtactacgacgacgacaacgacaacGTTATCTCCCACCGGAGCCAAAACGACCCAGACGCTTAacagtggcggcggcggcttgAAAATAGCGTCTAAACCCGACTGCAAGTGTCGACCCGAAGAGTTTACCTGTTCTTCTTCGTCTACCGGTAGCAGCGGCGGCATTAGTAGCGCAGCCGGTACTAATAACAGTCGCCGTAAGGGACAACTGTCCTTCACTGTCAAG cagcaaaagacTCTGAACGGCACAGCCAACGGCCAGAAGAGCACCAACGTCTTGGccatccagcaacaacaaggcTGTGTTTGCATTCCGCTTTCCTGG GTGTGCGATGGGAATCAAGACTGCGATCGCGGCCAAGACGAAAGCGACTGCGGCGAAACGGTTTGTCATGGCATCCGTTGCCGGAGCGGCTCGGCTGGACACCCGACGCCTCGATGCATTCAACCCGACTGGCTCTGCGATGGCGACGACGATTGTGGCGACAATTCCGATGAGATTCATTGCG AAGCCAGCCGGAATTGCACGGCCAGCTCGTTCCGGTGCCCCAACAACGGCAATTGCATTCCTCAAGTCTGGGTGTGCGACGGCGATCCGGATTGCGACGGAGGAGCCGACGAGCGAGACTGCTCGGTTTTGATGACACGGACGTGCCCTCCATCGCAGCACCGATGCGGCAACGGCGCCTGTTTGCCGGCCGAGTGGCGATGCGACGGCGACCCGGACTGCTCCGACATGTCAGACGAAACGGGATGCCAACAGTCCGGCGACGCCGGGGCCGATGGGGCCGTCGATCGCGACTGCGGGGCCGACGAGTTCCAATGCGCTTCCGGCCATTGCATCAAAGGCGCCTACCGTTGCGACGGAGAAATCCATTGCAG GGACGTGAGTGATGAATTGGATTGCGGCTCGTTACTTCCGCGTTGCGTCGAGGGAGATTTCCGCTGTCCAGACGGCCAGTGCATCGCCCAAGCTTGGAG ATGCGATGGCGAACAAGACTGCGAGCCCGGAGTTGATGAGGAAAACTGTGACAGCAGCACTGTGGCCGGCGGGGCTGCCCACACTTGCGGACCCAACCAGATGGCCTGCTCATCTTCGACCGGCAAAAACGGACCTTGCATCTCCACGTCTTGG gtCTGTGATGGAGAAACCGACTGCCCCGACGGCCAAGATGAGCAAAACTGCCCGGCTAATCACTGCGGGAAAGATCAGTTCTCCTGCTCCAACGATACGTGCGTGGGATTCAGTCGCGTCTGCAACGGCGAACGCGATTGTCCCGGGGGCGAGGATGAATTTGACTGTACCATCCAGAAGGAGTGCGACGCCGGAAGCCGATGTCAACACACTTGCCTCGTCTTGTCCAAcg GAACGGGGGCTTGTGGATGCCGCAGTGGCTTCCGGCTGACCAGCGACGGAGTCAACTGCGTTGACGTCGATGAATGCGCCACGGAAACGTATTGCAGTCAACTGTGCACCAATACGGTGGGCGGATTCAGCTGCAGCTGTGTCGACGGCTACGTCTTGCGTCCCGACAAGTCGTCGTGCAAAGCCCTGGGCCAGCCGGTCCGTCTCATCTTTGCCAATCGGGTCGACATTCGACAGGTGTCCCTATTCGAGGAGGAATACACTTCGGTCATTGACGGACTTCAGAATGCCATCGCCCTCGATTTCCATTACCGAAAGGGACTCGTCATTTGGTCCGACGTCACCCTGGACGCCATCAAACGGGCCCATCTCAATGGCACGGCCATGCCGGACGCCGTTTGGTGGGGTCTCAAAAGTCCTGGCGGAGTGGCCGTCGACTGGATCCACGACAATTTGTACTGGACCGACTCGGGAGTTCGAAGGATTGAAGTGAGTCTACTGGACGGGACGATGCGGCGGACGCTCGTCTGGGAAAACGTCGAGAAGCCTCGGGCCATTGCCGTCCACCCCGGAGCAGCGGCTGTCATTTGGACAGATTGGGGCCATCAGCCACGGATCGAGCGCTCCGACATGGACGGCTCCAACCGCCAGATCCTGGTGACTGAGAATCTCGTTTGGCCCAATGGACTCACCATTGATTACACGGTCGACCACATTTACTGGGCCGACGCGAAGCACCACGTCATTGAAAGCGTCAGGCTGGACGGAACCGGACGGAGGAGAGTGATGGAACGCGGACTGCCGCATCCGTTCGCCATTACCATCTTCGAGGATTCGCTCTTTTGGACCGACTGGCACACGAAGAGCATCCACCAGGCCAATAAACTCACTGGACATGATATCCG AACGGTGCGGACCAATTTGCATTTCCCCATGGACATTCACAGCATCCACCCGCTGAGACAGCCGGAATACGTGAATCGGTGCGGCAGTAATCGCGGCGGCTGCTCCCATCTTTGTTTGCCCAATCGTTCGAGTTACACGTGCGCCTGCCCTCCCGGGCTGCAGCTGATGACGCCCAACGGCCGCACTTGCACAAGCCAGCCGGGTGAATTGCTGATTTTCGCCCAGAAATCGGAATTGAGACTCTTTCCGCTCAACGTCAGCGGCGAAGTCGATCATGTTCTTCCGTTGACGGGAGTGCGTTCAGCCGTCGCTCTCGACTGGGACGGCGCCA GTCAGACCATTTTTTGGACCGACGTCGAGTCGGATGTCATCAACCGGGCCTTCTGGAACGGTTCCAACCAGCAGACGCTTGTCGCCAACGATCTGGAATCGCCTGCTG GTTTGGCTGTTGACTGGGTGACGAAAAAACTCTACTGGACGGATGCCGGAACCAACCGCATCGAGGTGAGCAACTTGGATGGGACTCTGCGGAGTTTGCTGATCTGGGACGGATTGGATCGGCCCAGAGACATCGTTGTCGACCCCATTGGTGGCTACATGTACTGGACGGATTGGGGTCAGACTCCGAAAATCGAACGGGCCGGCATGGACGGCTCACAGCGGTCGGTCATCGTCATCAGCAACCTGACGTGGCCAAACGGATTGGCCATCGACCACGAAGGCGAGCGGCTTTACTGGGCCGACGGAGGCACCAAAGCCATTGAATACGCCTCGCTGGACGGAAAGAACCGGACGGTGCTGATTGGTGCTGAACTGCCGCATCCCTTTGGATTGGCCCTGTACGAGAATCAAATTTTCTGGTCCGATTGGGACACGGCGGCCATCCACAGCACGGACAAACTCAACGCCAAGCGACGGACGATGATCCGTTCCGGTCTCGATGACTTGATGGACGTTCGAGTCTACCATTCCAATCGCTACTCTGTCCCGTCTCTCTGTCAGTCGCACAACGGCGGATGCTCCCATCTGTGTCTCCTGGCTCCGCTTCCAGCCGGCCACTCGTGCGCCTGTCCCACCGGGATCAAACTGTCTGCCGACCGGCGAACGTGCCGACAATCTCCGTCGACTTCGCTCATTTTCTCGCAGCGATCCAACCTCCGCCGCATGTCGCTGGACATGCCCTATTTGATTGACGTCGTCCTCGACCTTCCGCCGCAGAAGAACGTCGTGGCTTTGGACGTTGACCGTGTGACGGGCCACTTGCTTTGGTCGGACACCACCCAAGACAAAATATTCCGCGCTCTGCCCGGCGGCCTATTGTCTGCGCCGGCCGTCGAGGTCATCGCTTTCAATCTGGACACGGTGGAAGGATTGGCCGTCGATGAGATCAACCGCAAACTTTATTGGACTGATGCCGGTCGTTCTAGTCTCGAAGTGGCCGAACTGGAGGACGGTGGCCACCGAAAAGTTTTAATCTGGACGTTGATGGATAAGCCCAGAGGCCTGGTCCTAAGTCATTCCACCGGAACCCTCTTCTGGGCCGACTGGGGCAAACAGCCGAGGATTGAGCAGGCTGACATGGACGGACGTAACCGCAAAGTGATGGTATCCACTGATCTCGGTTGGCCCAATTCCTTGACTATTGATTACGCGGCCAACATGCTCTACTGGACGGACGCCCGGAAAAAAACCATTGAATCCTGTGATCTATcgg GTCTTCATCGGCGAGAAGTTTTGACCGGACTATCGCATCCGTACGGTATAACGGTCCTTGATTCCTATCTCTACTGGACCGACTGGGAGACGAAATCTCTGCAAAGGGCTGATAAAAACACGGCGCTGGATCGATCCACTATTCGAGTTGGTCTGGATAACCTCATGGATATCAAAGCTTGGAAG gaaatggacgCTTCCTCGCACCGTGAGAATCCTTGCGGAACCAACAACGGCGGATGCTCCCATTTGTGTCTGCGGAGTCCTTGGGGCCGCGGCTATTCTTGCAGCTGCCCAACGGGAATCCTGATGAGCGCCGACGGATCGACTTGCCAGCCGTCACCCAACTCATTTTTGCTCTACGCTACGCGCAACACACTATCCAGCATTTCGTTGGACACGGCCGATCAGTGGGACGTGGCCCTCAATGTGCCCGGCGTCCACAACGCCATCGGGGTGGATTTCCATTGGGGACGGCAACGATTCTATTACACCGACGTCTATTTGGATGTTATCCGCAGCGTCGACGCCCGGAATGTTTCAAATGTCGAAACGCTCGTCTCGAGCAATTTGACTACACCGGACGGACTGGCCGTCGACTGGCTGGCTGATAATCTCTATTGGACGGACGCTGGTCGAAACGTGCTGGAAGCCTCTCGTTTGGATGGAACCAACAGAAAAATTATCATCGGAAGTGGTTTGGACGAACCGCGTGCTGTAGCCGTCTTTCCTCAGCGAGG GTTACTCTACTGGACGGACTGGGGACAGAGTCACAAAATCGAGCGTTCCTTTTTGGACGGATCACATCGAGTGGCCATAGTTACTTCGGAGCTGGGATGGCCAAACGGATTGGCTATCGACTACGAGGGTCAGCGACTGTACTGGGCAGACGCGCAGCTCGATCGGATCGAAACGTCCGATTTAAGTGGCCGTTTTAGAGTTCAGCTGGTACAAGGTGCCACTCACCCCTTTGGCTTGACTCAGCTGGGCGGATTTCTGTACTGGACCGACTGGAGGAGCAAGTCTATCGAACGCGTGGACAAAGCCACTGGCAAGCAACGATCCGTTTTGCGTCACGGCTTGGAGGGATTGATGGAGATAAGGGCCGTTGCCAGGGAGAAGCAACTGGGCAAAAATCCTTGTTCCACTGCCAATGGAGGCTGTACTCACCTCTGTCTCTTCCGTGCCATTTCTTACGTCTGCGCTTGCCCAGATATTCCCGACGATATTCCATGCACTTCTT CTGTCGTCAACATTTCGGCCAGTGATGACTACTGGAGCCCGGCGTTGGATCCATTCGAGAACGATCTAGAACCCACCAGCGACGTTTACCCTCACAACCCGTACCGACTTGACCCGAGTGCTGGTGCCGGTGTCCTCCACCCGTCCATGATTGTCCTATTGGTTGTGGGCATGGCCGCACTCCTAGCTGCAATGGCTGTTTTATTGATCAAGTGGCAGCGTCGCCGCTACCGAGACTGTCCCTGGAATTCAA gatGCTTTGAATTCTTAGGTCGTGGGCCTCGCCAGCCGCAGCAAGTGTCCGTCCTGACATTCACCAATCCGAATTACTCGCCGTCGGCTCCTGACGTCGTCGTGGCAGAAAAGAAAGGCTTCTCTTGGCAACGCTGGAAATATGATCGAACTCAGGAACGCGTCTACGACATGCAG GACGAGAAGCAGAGTCAGACGGAAGCAGCTTCGTTGATTCCGCACAGCCAGCCTCCGCCAGAAGTGGAAACGGATTTGGAAGCCGAAACGGATGTGATTGAGTCGTCGTCTGGCCCATCTTCTACCCCGCCACCGACTCCACCTCAGCGAATGGACTCGATTTGCCTGCAATAA